In the genome of Vicia villosa cultivar HV-30 ecotype Madison, WI linkage group LG7, Vvil1.0, whole genome shotgun sequence, one region contains:
- the LOC131616543 gene encoding pentatricopeptide repeat-containing protein At4g01030, mitochondrial, with protein sequence MTFCNFSKQQIFIDNLSPFHHLNPYSHQNPKKNHMLPKSLSPPLISLPIPDTHFPPSSSIQFSPQKISPFFHPYDESNELRTLNSVKEMHAQMVKSPKNVNFTTMDGTMMRNYLEFGDFVSAIKVFFVGFARNYLLYNSFMEEFESFGGDPFEILVVFNELHSKGVEFDSKAFTFVMKICLALRDLYVGLEIHACLIKKGFHDDVHLNCALINFYEKCLSIDKANQVFHETRYQEDFLWNTVVMANLRSEKWKNALELFGNMQRVSAKATPGIIVKMLQACGKLRALNEGKQLHGYALRFGLVSNTLVCNSIISMYSRNNRFELARAVFDSMEVCNRSLSSWNSIISSYTVDGCVSDAFDVIVKEMKCSGVKPDIITCNSVLSGYVLQGSYEKVLTSFRSLCYAGFKPDSCSVTSALKAVIELGLFKFGKEIHGYVMRSSLNCDVYVCTTLVDMYVKNDCLEKAHAVFRHAKNKNIYTWNSLISGYSFKGLFGDAEELLNQMEEEGIEPDLVTWNCFVSGYSMRGRIKEALAVMNRIKSSGVTPSVVSWTALISGCSQNGKYTNALQIFSKMQAENVKPHSATICSLLRACAGLSLLKKGEEIHCFSMRLGIADDIYVETALIDMYIKAGKLEVAHNVFSKIQEKTLACWNCMMMGHAIHGHGEEVMILYDKMREKGIRPDAITFTALLSGCKNSGLVDEGWKFFDSMQEDYNIIPTIEHYCCMVDLLGKAGFLDEASDFIKTMPIKPDASIWGALLKACRIHKNIKLAEIAAEKLFKMEPNNSANYVLMMNLYSSLNQWDDVERVKCLMIALGMRSPPVWSWTQVNQRIHMFSTYGKPHPEQGEIYFELYRLISEIQNLGYVADLSCVCHNIDDNEKEKILLSHTEKLAMVYGVMKMKGGSPIRVVKNTRICCDCHTVAKYISLARNCEILLKDAGRFHHFKDGKCACNDCW encoded by the coding sequence ATGACTTTTTGTAATTTTTCTAAGCAACAAATCTTCATAGATAATCTATCCCCTTTTCATCATCTTAATCCTTATTCTcatcaaaaccctaaaaaaaatcacaTGCTACCTAAAAGCCTTTCACCCCCTTTGATTTCTCTTCCAATTCCAGACACCCATTTTCCTCCTTCTTCTTCTATTCAATTCTCACCACAAAAAATTTCTCCTTTTTTTCACCCTTATGATGAATCCAATGAGTTAAGAACTTTGAATTCTGTCAAAGAAATGCATGCCCAGATGGTTAAAAGCCCTAAAAATGTTAACTTTACTACAATGGATGGAACCATGATGAGAAACTATTTGGAGTTTGGTGATTTTGTGTCAGCAATAAAAGTGTTCTTTGTGGGTTTTGCCAGGAATTATCTTTTGTACAATTCTTTTATGGAAGAATTTGAAAGTTTTGGAGGTGACCCATTTGAGATTCTGGTGGTTTTCAATGAATTGCATAGTAAAGGTGTGGAATTTGATAGTAAAGCTTTCACCTTTGTTATGAAAATTTGTTTGGCTTTAAGAGATTTATATGTTGGTTTGGAAATTCATGCTTGTTTGATCAAGAAAGGGTTTCATGATGATGTACACTTGAATTGTGCATTGATCAATTTCTATGAGAAATGTTTGAGTATAGATAAGGCAAATCAAGTATTTCATGAGACTCGATATCAAGAAGATTTTTTGTGGAATACGGTAGTTATGGCGAATTTGAGGAGCGAGAAATGGAAGAATGCCTTAGAATTGTTTGGTAATATGCAGAGAGTTTCTGCAAAGGCTACTCCTGGTATCATTGTTAAGATGTTGCAAGCATGTGGAAAATTAAGAGCTCTCAATGAAGGAAAACAGCTTCATGGGTATGCTTTAAGATTTGGACTAGTTTCGAATACTTTAGTTTGCAATTCCATTATTAGTATGTACTCTAGAAACAATAGATTTGAACTAGCTAGAGCAGTTTTTGATTCGATGGAGGTTTGTAATCGTAGCTTATCATCTTGGAACTCGATAATTTCGAGTTATACGGTTGATGGTTGTGTGAGTGATGCATTCGATGTTATCGTCAAAGAAATGAAGTGTTCTGGTGTTAAACCTGATATTATAACTTGCAATTCGGTTTTGTCGGGTTATGTTCTTCAGGGGTCATACGAAAAGGTTCTCACTAGTTTTCGGAGCTTGTGTTATGCAGGCTTCAAGCCAGATTCATGCTCGGTAACTAGTGCTCTAAAGGCAGTTATTGAATTAGGTTTGTTTAAATTCGGGAAAGAAATCCATGGTTACGTAATGAGAAGTAGTCTTAACTGTGATGTCTATGTTTGCACTACATTGGTGGATATGTATGTTAAGAATGATTGCTTAGAAAAGGCTCATGCAGTGTTCCGTCACGCGAAGAACAAAAATATCTATACCTGGAATTCATTGATATCAGGTTACTCCTTCAAGGGACTGTTTGGTGACGCCGAAGAACTATTGAATCAGATGGAGGAGGAAGGGATAGAACCTGATTTGGTGACATGGAATTGTTTCGTTTCAGGTTATTCAATGCGAGGCCGGATCAAGGAAGCTTTGGCTGTGATGAATCGGATCAAAAGTTCTGGAGTTACTCCTAGTGTGGTGTCTTGGACTGCTTTGATATCAGGATGTTCTCAAAACGGGAAATACACCAATGCCCTACAGATTTTCAGCAAAATGCAAGCCGAAAATGTAAAACCTCACTCGGCAACGATTTGCAGCTTACTTCGTGCATGTGCAGGACTGTCTCTGTTGAAGAAAGGCGAAGAGATTCACTGCTTTAGTATGAGACTTGGGATCGCAGATGATATATACGTTGAAACAGCGCTCATTGATATGTATATTAAAGCAGGAAAATTAGAAGTAGCACATAATGTTTTTAGCAAAATTCAAGAGAAAACGCTTGCTTGTTGGAATTGCATGATGATGGGACATGCTATACATGGCCATGGTGAAGAGGTAATGATTCTCTATGACAAAATGCGCGAAAAGGGCATTAGACCTGACGCGATAACATTCACAGCTCTTCTATCTGGCTGCAAGAATTCAGGTTTAGTCGATGAAGGATGGAAATTCTTTGACAGTATGCAAGAAGATTATAATATTATTCCAACGATTGAGCACTACTGTTGCATGGTAGACCTTCTTGGAAAAGCTGGTTTTCTTGATGAAGCTTCAGATTTCATCAAAACTATGCCAATAAAGCCGGATGCGAGTATTTGGGGTGCTCTTCTTAAAGCCTGCAGAATTCACAAAAACATTAAGCTAGCAGAGATTGCAGCAGAGAAGCTTTTCAAGATGGAACCGAATAATTCTGCTAACTACGTGTTGATGATGAATTTATATTCGAGTTTAAACCAATGGGATGACGTGGAACGTGTTAAATGCTTGATGATTGCTTTGGGGATGAGAAGTCCACCTGTTTGGAGCTGGACACAAGTTAATCAGCGTATTCATATGTTTTCGACATATGGAAAACCACATCCAGAACAAGGAGAAATATATTTCGAGCTATATCGATTAATTTCCGAGATACAAAATCTTGGTTATGTAGCTGATCTCAGTTGTGTATGTCATAACATTGATGACAATGAGAAAGAGAAGATTCTTCTGAGTCACACAGAGAAGTTGGCAATGGTATATGGAGTAATGAAAATGAAAGGTGGATCACCAATTAGGGTTGTTAAGAACACGAGAATTTGTTGCGACTGTCATACAGTTGCAAAGTACATTTCTTTGGCTCGAAATTGCGAGA